In Pleuronectes platessa chromosome 4, fPlePla1.1, whole genome shotgun sequence, the following proteins share a genomic window:
- the ulk1a gene encoding serine/threonine-protein kinase ULK1a isoform X1, producing the protein MESVGNFEFSRKDLIGHGAFAVVFKGRHKEKRNWEVAVKCINKKNLAKSKSLLDKEIKILKELKHENIVSLLDYQEMGGCVYLVMEYCNGGDLAEYLHSKGTLSEDTIRVFLQQIAQAMNTLQSKDILHRDLKPQNILLCHPEGRRSSSINIKIADFGFARHLQTNTMAATLCGSPMYMAPEVIMSQNYDAKADLWSIGTIVYQCLTGKAPFHASTPQELRLFYETNRTLLPSIPKETSRHLRHLLLGLLKRNHKERISFDEFFHHPFLETSSSSKKCSPAPMFSYPLSGLGSSSSSSSTSQMASPQHSDGEIQQLKPKASYSPTQNTADFLLPKETANQDSQTTSSYTEDYVLVPDQFPSEYPCELESCLIYSGSPVGAERGPRPAGKTPLHPPSRPVGKPVELVGRKCSDSVPIPVPTQILNYQRMEQNLQPVALHDSSRVTPSSAGSSGESCEQFGGRRAAGTGFGVNSPRLATGVAHPQQGSPLVGTTPKSSEPTLPLSTRTGQFTGSPGAFAPKQVQSRLLDRIRTVPDLQSFDPSAAPQTKHSRKSTNKNYPFKRALSTGRLSDLLLKAAFGAEEESDESLNSEKSMETTAPPTGYNIGFQCSDSPPIAVFTIGSPSKGNTPPDTRMSKILSGSPSYINSAWLLNSRLLQGEGRRNSESEAMDASPHSSLLFHPPELAEDTLMEQAHTDALSDLRFTWAFAHCVMELASTKDPGLDVVSSSDVSFLEQSLITDQISLLSREWSYAEQLVLYMKAEEFLSSALHTAKENIKQDRLLPSATVKQVIRKLNASYKSCVTSCRCLSDRLQTFLLDKQKLMDRFNGLTAEKLIYSHTVHMVQSAALDEMFHYGTASTQRYQKALLLMEGLSRSVTEQKDLDSIDKCKQCIERRLSALQT; encoded by the exons ATGGAGTCGGTTGGGAACTTTGAGTTCAGCAGGAAAGACCTGATTGGCCACGGTGCCTTCGCTGTTGTGTTCAAGGGAAGACACAAAGAG AAACGGAACTGGGAGGTTGCTGTGAAGTGCATTAACAAGAAGAATCTGGCCAAATCAAAGTCTCTTCTTGATAAAGAAATCAAGATATTAAAg GAGctcaaacatgaaaatattgTCAGTCTGCTTGACTATCAG GAAATGGGAGGATGTGTGTATCTTGTCATGGAG TACTGCAATGGAGGCGACCTGGCTGAATACCTCCACT CCAAGGGCACGTTGAGTGAAGACACCATACGCGTGTTCCTGCAGCAGATCGCTCAGGCCATGAATACCCTGCAGAGCAAAGACATCCTCCACAGAGACCTCAAGCCCCAGAACATCTTACTCTGCCACCCAGAGGGCCGCAGGTCCAGCTCCATCAACATTAAGATAG CTGACTTTGGGTTTGCACGTCACCTCCAAACCAACACTATGGCAGCCACTCTGTGTGGCTCCCCCATGTACATG gctcctgaggtCATCATGTCCCAGAACTACGATGCCAAAGCGGATTTGTGGAGCATAGGTACCATTGTGTACCAGTGTCTGACTGGAAAGGCACCATTTCAT GCAAGCACACCACAGGAGCTCCGTCTTTTTTACGAAACCAACAGGACCTTGTTACCCAG CATCCCAAAGGAGACCTCTCGTCACCTAAGACACCTCCTGTTGGGACTCTTGAAGAGGAACCACAAAGAGCGAATCAGCTTTG ATGAGTTTTTCCACCATCCTTTTCTGGAGACGAGCTCCTCCTCAAAGAAAT GTTCGCCTGCTCCCATGTTCTCCTACCCCCTCTCAGGCCTGGGCAGCTCTTCAAGCAGCTCCTCCACGTCCCAAATGGCCTCACCTCAA CATTCCGATGGAGAGATCCAACAGCTCAAGCCTAAAGCGAGTTACTCCCCTACACAAAACACAGCTGACTTCCTCCTGCCGAAAGAAACAGCCAATCAGGACAGTCAGACCACCTCGTCATACACAGAGGACTACGTCCTGGTGCCTGACCAGTTTCCCA GTGAGTACCCATGTGAACTGGAAAGTTGCCTTATATACAGTGG GAGCCCAGTCGGAGCTGAGCGAGGGCCCAGGCCTGCAGGAAAGACTCCTCTCCACCCCCCCTCTAGGCCTGTTGG CAAGCCTGTTGAATTGGTGGGCCGTAAGTGCAGCGACTCTGTGCCCATTCCCGTCCCAACACAGATCCTGAACTACCAGCGCATGGAGCAGAACCTGCAGCCTGTTGCCCTCCATGACTCCAGCAG GGTCACACCGTCCAGTGCAGGCAGCAGCGGTGAAAGCTGTGAACAGTTTGGAGGCCGTAGAGCGGCTGGTACAGGATTTGGCGTTAACTCCCCAAGACTGGCAACAGGAGTAGCTCACCCTCAACAGGGCTCCCCTCTAG TGGGAACCACCCCAAAGAGCTCAGAGCCGACTCTCCCACTCAGCACGAGGACTGGACAGTTCACTGGCTCACCTGGCGCCTTTGCTCCCAAG CAGGTTCAGTCGAGACTACTAGACAGGATCAGGACGGTCCCAGACCTTCAGTCATTCGACccatctgctgctcctcagaccaaacacagcaggaaatctACCAATAAAAACTACCCATTTAAAAG AGCCCTGAGCACAGGCAGGCTGTCAGATCTGCTGCTGAAGGCGGCGTTCGGAGCTGAGGAGGAAAGTGACGAGAGCCTCAACAGTGAGAAGAGCATGGAAACAACAG CTCCACCTACTGGTTATAATATAGGATTTCAATGCTCCGACAGCCCACCTATTGCAGTCTTCACTATCGGTTCTCcatccaaaggaaacactcctccTGATACCAGGATGTCAAAGATACTCTCAG GTTCTCCCTCCTACATCAACTCAGCCTGGCTTCTTAACAGTCGCCTTCTCCAGGGAGAAGGTCGTAGAAACAGTGAGAGTGAAGCGATGGACGCTTCTCCACACAGCAGTCTGCTCTTTCACCCTCCAGAGCTCGCAGAAGATACGCTAATGGAG CAGGCTCACACAGATGCCCTCAGTGACCTGCGCTTCACCTGGGCTTTTGCCCACTGTGTCATGGAACTGGCTTCAACTAAAGACCCAGGGCTGGATGTCGTCAGcagttctgatgtttcctttctgGAGCAGAGCCTGATCACAGATCAGATCAGCCTTTTGAGCAGAGAATGGAG CTATGCCGAGCAGTTAGTATTGTACATGAAAGCTGAAGAGTTTTTGTCATCAGCACTGCACACAGCCAAAGAGAATATCAAACAGGACCGACTCCTTCCCTCTGCTACAGTCAAACAAG TGATCCGGAAGCTGAATGCTTCCTATAAGAGCTGTGTGACTTCCTGTCGCTGCCTCAGTGATCGCCTGCAGACTTTCTTGCTCGACAAACAGAAGCTCATGGACCGTTTCAACGGCCTCACAGCAGAGAAGCTCATCTACAGCCACACTGTGCACATG GTGCAGTCTGCTGCTTTAGATGAGATGTTCCATTATGGCACAGCTTCAACCCAGCGTTACCAAAAAGCCCTTCTGCTGATGGAGGGTCTGTCCCGAAGCGTCACAGAGCAAAAGGACCTGGACAGCATAGATAAAT GTAAACAGTGTATTGAACGACGCCTTTCTGCTCTTCAGACTTAA
- the ulk1a gene encoding serine/threonine-protein kinase ULK1a isoform X2 has protein sequence MESVGNFEFSRKDLIGHGAFAVVFKGRHKEKRNWEVAVKCINKKNLAKSKSLLDKEIKILKELKHENIVSLLDYQEMGGCVYLVMEYCNGGDLAEYLHSKGTLSEDTIRVFLQQIAQAMNTLQSKDILHRDLKPQNILLCHPEGRRSSSINIKIADFGFARHLQTNTMAATLCGSPMYMAPEVIMSQNYDAKADLWSIGTIVYQCLTGKAPFHASTPQELRLFYETNRTLLPSIPKETSRHLRHLLLGLLKRNHKERISFDEFFHHPFLETSSSSKKCSPAPMFSYPLSGLGSSSSSSSTSQMASPQHSDGEIQQLKPKASYSPTQNTADFLLPKETANQDSQTTSSYTEDYVLVPDQFPSEYPCELESCLIYSGSPVGAERGPRPAGKTPLHPPSRPVGKPVELVGRKCSDSVPIPVPTQILNYQRMEQNLQPVALHDSSRVTPSSAGSSGESCEQFGGRRAAGTGFGVNSPRLATGVAHPQQGSPLVGTTPKSSEPTLPLSTRTGQFTGSPGAFAPKVQSRLLDRIRTVPDLQSFDPSAAPQTKHSRKSTNKNYPFKRALSTGRLSDLLLKAAFGAEEESDESLNSEKSMETTAPPTGYNIGFQCSDSPPIAVFTIGSPSKGNTPPDTRMSKILSGSPSYINSAWLLNSRLLQGEGRRNSESEAMDASPHSSLLFHPPELAEDTLMEQAHTDALSDLRFTWAFAHCVMELASTKDPGLDVVSSSDVSFLEQSLITDQISLLSREWSYAEQLVLYMKAEEFLSSALHTAKENIKQDRLLPSATVKQVIRKLNASYKSCVTSCRCLSDRLQTFLLDKQKLMDRFNGLTAEKLIYSHTVHMVQSAALDEMFHYGTASTQRYQKALLLMEGLSRSVTEQKDLDSIDKCKQCIERRLSALQT, from the exons ATGGAGTCGGTTGGGAACTTTGAGTTCAGCAGGAAAGACCTGATTGGCCACGGTGCCTTCGCTGTTGTGTTCAAGGGAAGACACAAAGAG AAACGGAACTGGGAGGTTGCTGTGAAGTGCATTAACAAGAAGAATCTGGCCAAATCAAAGTCTCTTCTTGATAAAGAAATCAAGATATTAAAg GAGctcaaacatgaaaatattgTCAGTCTGCTTGACTATCAG GAAATGGGAGGATGTGTGTATCTTGTCATGGAG TACTGCAATGGAGGCGACCTGGCTGAATACCTCCACT CCAAGGGCACGTTGAGTGAAGACACCATACGCGTGTTCCTGCAGCAGATCGCTCAGGCCATGAATACCCTGCAGAGCAAAGACATCCTCCACAGAGACCTCAAGCCCCAGAACATCTTACTCTGCCACCCAGAGGGCCGCAGGTCCAGCTCCATCAACATTAAGATAG CTGACTTTGGGTTTGCACGTCACCTCCAAACCAACACTATGGCAGCCACTCTGTGTGGCTCCCCCATGTACATG gctcctgaggtCATCATGTCCCAGAACTACGATGCCAAAGCGGATTTGTGGAGCATAGGTACCATTGTGTACCAGTGTCTGACTGGAAAGGCACCATTTCAT GCAAGCACACCACAGGAGCTCCGTCTTTTTTACGAAACCAACAGGACCTTGTTACCCAG CATCCCAAAGGAGACCTCTCGTCACCTAAGACACCTCCTGTTGGGACTCTTGAAGAGGAACCACAAAGAGCGAATCAGCTTTG ATGAGTTTTTCCACCATCCTTTTCTGGAGACGAGCTCCTCCTCAAAGAAAT GTTCGCCTGCTCCCATGTTCTCCTACCCCCTCTCAGGCCTGGGCAGCTCTTCAAGCAGCTCCTCCACGTCCCAAATGGCCTCACCTCAA CATTCCGATGGAGAGATCCAACAGCTCAAGCCTAAAGCGAGTTACTCCCCTACACAAAACACAGCTGACTTCCTCCTGCCGAAAGAAACAGCCAATCAGGACAGTCAGACCACCTCGTCATACACAGAGGACTACGTCCTGGTGCCTGACCAGTTTCCCA GTGAGTACCCATGTGAACTGGAAAGTTGCCTTATATACAGTGG GAGCCCAGTCGGAGCTGAGCGAGGGCCCAGGCCTGCAGGAAAGACTCCTCTCCACCCCCCCTCTAGGCCTGTTGG CAAGCCTGTTGAATTGGTGGGCCGTAAGTGCAGCGACTCTGTGCCCATTCCCGTCCCAACACAGATCCTGAACTACCAGCGCATGGAGCAGAACCTGCAGCCTGTTGCCCTCCATGACTCCAGCAG GGTCACACCGTCCAGTGCAGGCAGCAGCGGTGAAAGCTGTGAACAGTTTGGAGGCCGTAGAGCGGCTGGTACAGGATTTGGCGTTAACTCCCCAAGACTGGCAACAGGAGTAGCTCACCCTCAACAGGGCTCCCCTCTAG TGGGAACCACCCCAAAGAGCTCAGAGCCGACTCTCCCACTCAGCACGAGGACTGGACAGTTCACTGGCTCACCTGGCGCCTTTGCTCCCAAG GTTCAGTCGAGACTACTAGACAGGATCAGGACGGTCCCAGACCTTCAGTCATTCGACccatctgctgctcctcagaccaaacacagcaggaaatctACCAATAAAAACTACCCATTTAAAAG AGCCCTGAGCACAGGCAGGCTGTCAGATCTGCTGCTGAAGGCGGCGTTCGGAGCTGAGGAGGAAAGTGACGAGAGCCTCAACAGTGAGAAGAGCATGGAAACAACAG CTCCACCTACTGGTTATAATATAGGATTTCAATGCTCCGACAGCCCACCTATTGCAGTCTTCACTATCGGTTCTCcatccaaaggaaacactcctccTGATACCAGGATGTCAAAGATACTCTCAG GTTCTCCCTCCTACATCAACTCAGCCTGGCTTCTTAACAGTCGCCTTCTCCAGGGAGAAGGTCGTAGAAACAGTGAGAGTGAAGCGATGGACGCTTCTCCACACAGCAGTCTGCTCTTTCACCCTCCAGAGCTCGCAGAAGATACGCTAATGGAG CAGGCTCACACAGATGCCCTCAGTGACCTGCGCTTCACCTGGGCTTTTGCCCACTGTGTCATGGAACTGGCTTCAACTAAAGACCCAGGGCTGGATGTCGTCAGcagttctgatgtttcctttctgGAGCAGAGCCTGATCACAGATCAGATCAGCCTTTTGAGCAGAGAATGGAG CTATGCCGAGCAGTTAGTATTGTACATGAAAGCTGAAGAGTTTTTGTCATCAGCACTGCACACAGCCAAAGAGAATATCAAACAGGACCGACTCCTTCCCTCTGCTACAGTCAAACAAG TGATCCGGAAGCTGAATGCTTCCTATAAGAGCTGTGTGACTTCCTGTCGCTGCCTCAGTGATCGCCTGCAGACTTTCTTGCTCGACAAACAGAAGCTCATGGACCGTTTCAACGGCCTCACAGCAGAGAAGCTCATCTACAGCCACACTGTGCACATG GTGCAGTCTGCTGCTTTAGATGAGATGTTCCATTATGGCACAGCTTCAACCCAGCGTTACCAAAAAGCCCTTCTGCTGATGGAGGGTCTGTCCCGAAGCGTCACAGAGCAAAAGGACCTGGACAGCATAGATAAAT GTAAACAGTGTATTGAACGACGCCTTTCTGCTCTTCAGACTTAA
- the ulk1a gene encoding serine/threonine-protein kinase ULK1a isoform X3: MESVGNFEFSRKDLIGHGAFAVVFKGRHKEKRNWEVAVKCINKKNLAKSKSLLDKEIKILKELKHENIVSLLDYQEMGGCVYLVMEYCNGGDLAEYLHSKGTLSEDTIRVFLQQIAQAMNTLQSKDILHRDLKPQNILLCHPEGRRSSSINIKIADFGFARHLQTNTMAATLCGSPMYMAPEVIMSQNYDAKADLWSIGTIVYQCLTGKAPFHASTPQELRLFYETNRTLLPSIPKETSRHLRHLLLGLLKRNHKERISFDEFFHHPFLETSSSSKKCSPAPMFSYPLSGLGSSSSSSSTSQMASPQHSDGEIQQLKPKASYSPTQNTADFLLPKETANQDSQTTSSYTEDYVLVPDQFPSEYPCELESCLIYSGSPVGAERGPRPAGKTPLHPPSRPVGKPVELVGRKCSDSVPIPVPTQILNYQRMEQNLQPVALHDSSRVTPSSAGSSGESCEQFGGRRAAGTGFGVNSPRLATGVAHPQQGSPLVGTTPKSSEPTLPLSTRTGQFTGSPGAFAPKQVQSRLLDRIRTVPDLQSFDPSAAPQTKHSRKSTNKNYPFKRALSTGRLSDLLLKAAFGAEEESDESLNSEKSMETTAPPTGYNIGFQCSDSPPIAVFTIGSPSKGNTPPDTRMSKILSGSPSYINSAWLLNSRLLQGEGRRNSESEAMDASPHSSLLFHPPELAEDTLMEAHTDALSDLRFTWAFAHCVMELASTKDPGLDVVSSSDVSFLEQSLITDQISLLSREWSYAEQLVLYMKAEEFLSSALHTAKENIKQDRLLPSATVKQVIRKLNASYKSCVTSCRCLSDRLQTFLLDKQKLMDRFNGLTAEKLIYSHTVHMVQSAALDEMFHYGTASTQRYQKALLLMEGLSRSVTEQKDLDSIDKCKQCIERRLSALQT, encoded by the exons ATGGAGTCGGTTGGGAACTTTGAGTTCAGCAGGAAAGACCTGATTGGCCACGGTGCCTTCGCTGTTGTGTTCAAGGGAAGACACAAAGAG AAACGGAACTGGGAGGTTGCTGTGAAGTGCATTAACAAGAAGAATCTGGCCAAATCAAAGTCTCTTCTTGATAAAGAAATCAAGATATTAAAg GAGctcaaacatgaaaatattgTCAGTCTGCTTGACTATCAG GAAATGGGAGGATGTGTGTATCTTGTCATGGAG TACTGCAATGGAGGCGACCTGGCTGAATACCTCCACT CCAAGGGCACGTTGAGTGAAGACACCATACGCGTGTTCCTGCAGCAGATCGCTCAGGCCATGAATACCCTGCAGAGCAAAGACATCCTCCACAGAGACCTCAAGCCCCAGAACATCTTACTCTGCCACCCAGAGGGCCGCAGGTCCAGCTCCATCAACATTAAGATAG CTGACTTTGGGTTTGCACGTCACCTCCAAACCAACACTATGGCAGCCACTCTGTGTGGCTCCCCCATGTACATG gctcctgaggtCATCATGTCCCAGAACTACGATGCCAAAGCGGATTTGTGGAGCATAGGTACCATTGTGTACCAGTGTCTGACTGGAAAGGCACCATTTCAT GCAAGCACACCACAGGAGCTCCGTCTTTTTTACGAAACCAACAGGACCTTGTTACCCAG CATCCCAAAGGAGACCTCTCGTCACCTAAGACACCTCCTGTTGGGACTCTTGAAGAGGAACCACAAAGAGCGAATCAGCTTTG ATGAGTTTTTCCACCATCCTTTTCTGGAGACGAGCTCCTCCTCAAAGAAAT GTTCGCCTGCTCCCATGTTCTCCTACCCCCTCTCAGGCCTGGGCAGCTCTTCAAGCAGCTCCTCCACGTCCCAAATGGCCTCACCTCAA CATTCCGATGGAGAGATCCAACAGCTCAAGCCTAAAGCGAGTTACTCCCCTACACAAAACACAGCTGACTTCCTCCTGCCGAAAGAAACAGCCAATCAGGACAGTCAGACCACCTCGTCATACACAGAGGACTACGTCCTGGTGCCTGACCAGTTTCCCA GTGAGTACCCATGTGAACTGGAAAGTTGCCTTATATACAGTGG GAGCCCAGTCGGAGCTGAGCGAGGGCCCAGGCCTGCAGGAAAGACTCCTCTCCACCCCCCCTCTAGGCCTGTTGG CAAGCCTGTTGAATTGGTGGGCCGTAAGTGCAGCGACTCTGTGCCCATTCCCGTCCCAACACAGATCCTGAACTACCAGCGCATGGAGCAGAACCTGCAGCCTGTTGCCCTCCATGACTCCAGCAG GGTCACACCGTCCAGTGCAGGCAGCAGCGGTGAAAGCTGTGAACAGTTTGGAGGCCGTAGAGCGGCTGGTACAGGATTTGGCGTTAACTCCCCAAGACTGGCAACAGGAGTAGCTCACCCTCAACAGGGCTCCCCTCTAG TGGGAACCACCCCAAAGAGCTCAGAGCCGACTCTCCCACTCAGCACGAGGACTGGACAGTTCACTGGCTCACCTGGCGCCTTTGCTCCCAAG CAGGTTCAGTCGAGACTACTAGACAGGATCAGGACGGTCCCAGACCTTCAGTCATTCGACccatctgctgctcctcagaccaaacacagcaggaaatctACCAATAAAAACTACCCATTTAAAAG AGCCCTGAGCACAGGCAGGCTGTCAGATCTGCTGCTGAAGGCGGCGTTCGGAGCTGAGGAGGAAAGTGACGAGAGCCTCAACAGTGAGAAGAGCATGGAAACAACAG CTCCACCTACTGGTTATAATATAGGATTTCAATGCTCCGACAGCCCACCTATTGCAGTCTTCACTATCGGTTCTCcatccaaaggaaacactcctccTGATACCAGGATGTCAAAGATACTCTCAG GTTCTCCCTCCTACATCAACTCAGCCTGGCTTCTTAACAGTCGCCTTCTCCAGGGAGAAGGTCGTAGAAACAGTGAGAGTGAAGCGATGGACGCTTCTCCACACAGCAGTCTGCTCTTTCACCCTCCAGAGCTCGCAGAAGATACGCTAATGGAG GCTCACACAGATGCCCTCAGTGACCTGCGCTTCACCTGGGCTTTTGCCCACTGTGTCATGGAACTGGCTTCAACTAAAGACCCAGGGCTGGATGTCGTCAGcagttctgatgtttcctttctgGAGCAGAGCCTGATCACAGATCAGATCAGCCTTTTGAGCAGAGAATGGAG CTATGCCGAGCAGTTAGTATTGTACATGAAAGCTGAAGAGTTTTTGTCATCAGCACTGCACACAGCCAAAGAGAATATCAAACAGGACCGACTCCTTCCCTCTGCTACAGTCAAACAAG TGATCCGGAAGCTGAATGCTTCCTATAAGAGCTGTGTGACTTCCTGTCGCTGCCTCAGTGATCGCCTGCAGACTTTCTTGCTCGACAAACAGAAGCTCATGGACCGTTTCAACGGCCTCACAGCAGAGAAGCTCATCTACAGCCACACTGTGCACATG GTGCAGTCTGCTGCTTTAGATGAGATGTTCCATTATGGCACAGCTTCAACCCAGCGTTACCAAAAAGCCCTTCTGCTGATGGAGGGTCTGTCCCGAAGCGTCACAGAGCAAAAGGACCTGGACAGCATAGATAAAT GTAAACAGTGTATTGAACGACGCCTTTCTGCTCTTCAGACTTAA